The following is a genomic window from Gemmatimonadota bacterium.
CATAGGTCGCTACGCGTCAGGCTCCGAGCAGACGGCTCAGTATGATGGACAGGATGAAATCGATCACGCCGGTGAAGGCGGCCAGGATGAGCGTGATGATGATGACCACGGTCGTCGAACCGATCAGTTCGTTCCGGCTCGGCCAGCTCACCTTGGAGAGCTCCGTCCTCACTTCCCTCAGAAAGTCCACCGTTCGTTCGTACATGATCCCTGCTTCGTTCGGTTGCGCCGGTCCGCCCGACCTGCGCCGTTCTTTCCCGCGTGCCCGCGCGCATGTGCGCACCGCATAAAAAGGCA
Proteins encoded in this region:
- the secE gene encoding preprotein translocase subunit SecE yields the protein MYERTVDFLREVRTELSKVSWPSRNELIGSTTVVIIITLILAAFTGVIDFILSIILSRLLGA